TGACGGCGGGCCAGCGATGGCTCCGAGCCCGCGGCGAGCGACCGGGCCCCCGGTACGAGAGAGTCCGGGGGCCCCGGCGCCGTTCACGGTCTTCACGGGAATGTCACACTTCCTTCATGAATTCGCTTCGGCCTCTCTGGTAGAGATCGGGTGGGTCAACCGTCGAGTGGGGAGGGAACCACGTGCCTGCCAACGTCTTCGCCACTTGCCAGCCCCCGCGGGGCATCGCCGGGGGGGTCGCCGCGCTGGCGGTGATCCTGTCGCTGGCAGCGCCCGGCATCCTCGCTCTGGCCCAGACGGCGTCGCCCGCCGGGGCCGTCAGCCTGGAGCAGGCCATCGCACTGGCCGTCACCGGGCCGGCCCTCGAGATCGCGCGCATCCAGCTGGCCGGGGCGAAGCTCGACTTCGAGCGAGCCATGGCCGACAACCTGCTCTCCGGATCCCCCCTGGCCGAGCAGATGGCGCGCAACGAGCTGCGCCGGGCCGAGCACGACTTCCGGGAGAGCCACTTCCAGGCGGTCTCCTCGGTGGTCGGCGCCTACCTGGGGGTGCTGACCGCGTCCAACGGGGTACGGGTGGCCGAGTTGCAGCAGCGCATCGCCGAGGCCGCCCTCGACGCCGCCCAGGAGAAGGCCCGGGCAGGCATGCTGGGCCCCCTCGACCTGGAAGATGCTCGCCATGCGGCGCGGACGGCGCAGCAGGACCTGGCCGAGGCCCGCATCTCGCTGGAGGAGGCAGTGGGGCAGCTGGCCGCGGCGCTGGGTTATCCCGAGACCATGCCGTCGGTCGATGCGTTGCAGCTCCCCCAGGACCTGCCGCGCCTGCCGGTGCTCGACACCGACGAGGCCGTGGCCGCGGCCCTCACCCGCAGCGACCTGATGACGTGGCACGACGAGGCCGTCGACATCGCCCGCAAGCAGCTCCAGCAGGCCCAGGCCGAGCAGGCGCCCGCCATGGACGTGACGGCGCGGGAGCAGGCCGTGCAGAGCGCCGAGCTGCAGCGGCGCCAGGCCCGGCTCGACCTGGAGCGTTCGGTGCGCAGCGCGCTGGCGCGTGCCGCGACGGCCGCCCGGCGGCTGGAGCTGGCCGAGGCGGCGGTGCGCCTCGAGCAGCAGCGTCTCGACGCCGTGCGCCAGCAGCAACAGGCCGGGCTCAAGACGGCGCAGGCCGTGATGCAGGCCGAGGTGGCCGCCCTGCAGGCTCACCGGGGATATCTGACGGCTGTCCAAGAGTACCTGACCCGTCTGGTGGAGCTGCGCCGCCTGCTGGGCGAGGAGCCCGGCCTGGGCCCGTCCACGGCCGAGGCCATGGGCGTGGCGACGGGGGAAGCTGGCTCGACGCGATGAAGACCCGATGGATGCCGCTGCTGGCCGTCGCCGGGCTGCTGGCAGCGGGCGGGCCGGGCGTGGCCGGGGCGCAGGAGCAGCCGGCGCTCTCGATGGAGGCCGTGGTGGAGGCGTACGTGGATTCGCACGCGTCCGTGCGAGAGGCCCGGACCCGGCTCGAGACGGCCCAGGCCGACTACGAGCGCAAGACGCGGGTGGCGTCGGCCCCCTCCCTGGGCGCGTCGGCCCTGACGAGGGCCACCGCTTACGGCGGGGTCCGCGAGCCGCCCTCGGTGGCCAACGGTGGGGTGACGCTGACGTGGGCCCCCGTGGCGCCGCTCTCGCTGCAGGCCGAAGCGTGGCACGGGAGCGGGAGGGAGGACCCGAGCACGGGCTCGTCTTCACGGGAGACGTCCACCGTTCTCTCGCTGGAAGCCTCCTGGACGCTGTGGCCGCCGCCGGGATCCCAGCCGCGCAACCTCGACGCCGAGCAGGCCCGACTGGCCCTGGACCAGGCCCGACGGGCCCTGGAGACGGCCATCGACCAGGCCCGGCTCGAGGGGGAGCGGCTCTACCAGCAGGCGAGGCTGGGCAGGGCCCGGCTCGAGATCGCACGCCAGCGCCTGGACGCCGCCGAGCGCGACCTGGCCCGCACCCTGGAGCAGCGCGCCGCGGGCCTGGTGAGCGAGGAGGCCGTGCTGGAGGCCCGCTCGGCCGCCCAGTCGGCGGCGCTGGCCGCGCACCAGGCCCTGGCGACGCTCTCGGGGATCGAGCGGCAGCTGGGGGTCACCGCCGACCGGCTGCCCGCGCTGCCTCGGGGCGACGAGCTCGTCGACCTAGCCCGACGCACGGCTCGGACCATCCTGGACGACCTGACCGCTTCGGCCGGGACCGCAGGGCTGCCTGCGGTCGTGCCGGAGCAGGAGCCGTCCGGCGGGGTCATGAGGGGGATCCCGCCGCTGCCCGAGGAGGTGCTGGAGCGGCTGGTGGCCGGCTCCGTCGAGGTGGCCCATGCACGCCAGCAGCTCGAGCTGGCGCGCCGTCGGCTGAACGCGGTGAGGCAGCGCGTGGGAGGAGCCACCGTGGGGGCGGCCTGGTCCCGGACGACGCAGCGAGGATCGTCGGCGGAGCAGCTGACGCTCTCCCTGACCGCCAGCCTCGACCCCTTCGACGGGGGAGCTCGGCGACTGGACGAGGCCGACGCGGCACGGGCGGTGCGCGACGCGGAGCAGGCCGTCGCGGACGCCGAGGCACAGGTGCGGCGCGAGGCCCTTGCCCGCTGGGACGAGGTGGGTAGCGCCATCCTCCAGCTGGCCTCGGCCCGGATGGAGCTGGAGCTGGCCGAGCTGACGTGGGAGGCGGCACGAGGACGCTACGAGCGGGGTGTGGCTTCGGCCGCCCAGCTGGAGCAGGCCGACCTGGGGCGGTCGCAGGCGGCGCTCGACCTGCTCGAGGCGGCCGAGACGTTGCGACAGGCCTGGCAGCAGCTCCTGTCGGAGCTGACGCCCGGCTGGGGGCCCGGGTCCACGCCGGTAGAGGGAGGTCGGTGACGTGGCGCAGCGACGCGTGTTGGGGCGGGCGCTCCACTGGTCCGTCATCGCCGCGGTCGTGCTGGCCGCAGGCGGCGTCGGCACCTGGTGGTGGC
This genomic interval from Limnochorda sp. LNt contains the following:
- a CDS encoding TolC family protein, producing MPANVFATCQPPRGIAGGVAALAVILSLAAPGILALAQTASPAGAVSLEQAIALAVTGPALEIARIQLAGAKLDFERAMADNLLSGSPLAEQMARNELRRAEHDFRESHFQAVSSVVGAYLGVLTASNGVRVAELQQRIAEAALDAAQEKARAGMLGPLDLEDARHAARTAQQDLAEARISLEEAVGQLAAALGYPETMPSVDALQLPQDLPRLPVLDTDEAVAAALTRSDLMTWHDEAVDIARKQLQQAQAEQAPAMDVTAREQAVQSAELQRRQARLDLERSVRSALARAATAARRLELAEAAVRLEQQRLDAVRQQQQAGLKTAQAVMQAEVAALQAHRGYLTAVQEYLTRLVELRRLLGEEPGLGPSTAEAMGVATGEAGSTR
- a CDS encoding TolC family protein, coding for MKTRWMPLLAVAGLLAAGGPGVAGAQEQPALSMEAVVEAYVDSHASVREARTRLETAQADYERKTRVASAPSLGASALTRATAYGGVREPPSVANGGVTLTWAPVAPLSLQAEAWHGSGREDPSTGSSSRETSTVLSLEASWTLWPPPGSQPRNLDAEQARLALDQARRALETAIDQARLEGERLYQQARLGRARLEIARQRLDAAERDLARTLEQRAAGLVSEEAVLEARSAAQSAALAAHQALATLSGIERQLGVTADRLPALPRGDELVDLARRTARTILDDLTASAGTAGLPAVVPEQEPSGGVMRGIPPLPEEVLERLVAGSVEVAHARQQLELARRRLNAVRQRVGGATVGAAWSRTTQRGSSAEQLTLSLTASLDPFDGGARRLDEADAARAVRDAEQAVADAEAQVRREALARWDEVGSAILQLASARMELELAELTWEAARGRYERGVASAAQLEQADLGRSQAALDLLEAAETLRQAWQQLLSELTPGWGPGSTPVEGGR